The Cuculus canorus isolate bCucCan1 chromosome 37, bCucCan1.pri, whole genome shotgun sequence genome segment CAAAGCCCAACCAAGAACCCAACTTGAAGCCATCCAAGACCCCCAAAGACATCCAGAACTCAACGTTGTCCCCCCCAGAGTTGGGGCTCCCGGAGTTGGAAGGTGTCACTCACCGGCCACGGCCACCTGGTAGAGCTGCCGGAGGGGCTGCTGCGGCGCCTCGGCCGCCACCAGATCACCCAAACCGACGGTACAAAGGGAGACGACGCAGAAGTAGACGGCGTCCAAGTAGGTCCACGCGCCTTCGAGGGCGGAGAaggcggcggcggggaggaGGACCAAGAGCAGCGCCGCGAGGGCCACCAACGCCGCGAAGTGGAGCCGCGCGGCTCCTCGGCGGCTGAAGCCCCACCGCGCCCGCAGGTGTCGGCGCGGCCGATGGACCACGGGCTCGGCGAGGCGGCGCGCGGCGCCCGCCAGGACCACCATGGCCACCGGGACGCCCAACGCAACGTAGGCCGAGCAGAAGGCGCGACCGGCCGGCGAGCGCGGCGCCCCCGAGCCGTAACCTACACCGGGGGAAAGGGGGGAccaatggggatgggggggcatggggggggcatggggggcatggggggggtcatgggggggtcCAGGAGGTCTTTGGGGGTCGGGGGAGTCATagggggggtcatggggggggggtcatggggggggtcatggggggttCTGGATCTTGGGGGGGTCATGGGAGGTCATGGGGGGGTCCAAGAGGTCTTTgggggggggtcatgggggaGGTCAtggggggggtcatggggggttCTGGATCttggggggtcatggggggtcatgggggggggTCCAGGAGGTCTTTGGGGAGGAGTCAcagggggtcatggggggtTCTGGATCttggggggtcatgggggggtGCAGGAGGTCTTTGGGGGGGAGTCACAGTGGGGTCATGGGGGGTTCTGGATCttgggggggtcatggggggggtcatgggggggggTCCAGGAGGTCGTGGGGGGGGATCACAGGGGGGTcatggggtgcaaagggggtCCTGGATCTTGGGGGGTCATcgggggggtcatggggggtcatgggggggtcCAGGAGGTCATGGGGGCGGTCAtggggggggtcatggggggttCTGGATCttggggggtcatggggggtcatgggggggggGTCCAGGAGGTCTTTGGGGGTCGGGGGAGTCatggggggtcatgggggggtgcaggaggtcatggggggggtcatgggggtcatgggggggtcCAGGAGGTCATGGGGGCAGTCAtggggggggtcatggggggttCTGGATCttggggggtcatggggggtcatggggggggtccaggaggtcatggggggggtcatgggggggtcatggggggggtcatgggggtctGGGTGGGGTCATGGGGGGGCCATAGCGGGGGGTCATGGGGTGCAAGGGGGGTCCTGGATCttgggggggtcatgggggttATGGAGGGGCCATGGGGGTCATGGGAGGGGTCCAGGAGGTCATgaggggggtcatgggggggtgcaggaggtcatgggggggggtcatgggggttCTGGATcttgggggtcatggggggggtCATGCGGGGGTCCAGGAGGTCtttgggggggggtcacaggggggtcatggggggggtcatgggggtctGGGTGGGGTCATGGGGGGGCCATAGCAGGGGGTCATGGGGTGCAAGGGGGGTCCTGGATCttgggggggtcatgggggttATGGAGGGGCCATGGGGGTCATGGGAGGGGTCCAGGAGGTCATgaggggggtcatgggggggtgcaggaggtcatgggggggggtcatgggggttCTGGATCttggggggtcatggggggggtCATGCGGGGGTCCAGGAGGTCtttgggggggggtcacaggggggtcatggggggggtcatgggggtctggggggggtcatggggtgcaggggggttcTGGATCTTGGGAGGGTCatgggggggtcatgggggggtcCAGGAGGTCTTTGGGGGGGGTTACAGGGGTCatgggggggtcatggggggttCTGGATcttgggggtcatggggggggtcatggggggtcatgggggggggGTCCAGGAGGTCTTTGGGGGGGAGTCAcaggggggtcatgggggggtcatgggggtctggggggggtcatgggggggaTCATGGGGGGTTCTGGATCTTGGGAGGGTCatgggggggtcatgggggggtcCAGGAGGTCTTTGGGGAGGAGTCAcaggggggtcatggggggttCTGGATCttggggggtcatggggggggtcatggggggttCTGGATCttggggggtcatggggggtcatgggggggtGCAGGAGGTCGGGGGGGGGGATCAcaggggggtcatggggggggttatggggtgcaaagggggtCCTGAATCTTGGGGGGTCGGGGGAGTCATGGGGGGCGTCATGGGGGGGTGCAGGAGGTCATGGGGGGGGTCATgaggggggtcatggggggttCTGGATCttgggggggtcatggggggtcatgggggggtccaggaggtcatggggggggtcatggggggggtCCAGGAGGTCGGGGGGGGGGATCAcaggggggtcatggggggggtcatggggtgcaaagggggtCCTGGATCttggggggtcatgggggggatcatggggggtcatgggggggtcCAGGAGGTCGGGGGGGAGGGTTAcaggggggtcatggggggggtCTTGGGATGCAAGGGGGGTCCTGGATCTtggggggggtcatggggggtcatgggggggtcCAGGAGGTCTTTGGGGGGGAGTCAcaggggggtcatgggggtctggggggggtcatggggtgTAAGGGGGGTCCTGGATCTTGGGAGGGTCAtggggggggtcatggggggggtcatgggggttCTGGATCttggggggtcatgggggtcatggggggatccaggaggtctttgggggggggtcacaggggggtcatgggggtctggggggggtcatggggtgcaggggggtccTGGATCttggggggtcatgggggggtcATGGAGGGTCATGGGGGGGGGTCCAGGAGGTCTTTCGGGGGGAGTCAcaggggggtcatggggggggtcatggggtgCAAGGGGGGTCCTGGATCTtggggggggtcatgggggggggtcatgggggttCTGGATCttggggggtcatgggggtcatgggggggtcCAGGAGGTCTTTGGGGGTcgggggggtcatggggggggtcatggggtgcaaggggggggCCTGGATCTTGGGGGGGTCATGGGAGTTatgggggggtcatggggggagTGatgggggggtcatggggtgCAAGGGGGGTCCTGGATCTTGGGGGGGTAATGGGGGTTATGGAGGGGTCATGGGGGTCATGGGAGGGGTCCAGGAGGTCATGCGGGGGGTCATGAGGGGGtcatgggggtgatgggggggtgTAGGGGGGGGTCCTGGATCTTGGGGGGGTCATGAGGGTGatgggggggtcatggggggttatgggggggttatggggggtCCAGGGGTGGTCCCggagggggttatgggggttATTGGGCATTattgggggggttatgggggtcctggggggttaTGGGGAGAGTTATGGGGGCGGTCCTGGAGGGGGTTAtagggggtcatgggggggtctcaggggggttcggggggggttctgggggggtctcaggggggtttggggggttctggggggtctctggggggttatgggggtgTCTCAAGGAGGTTatggggggtcatggggggctatggggggttctggggggtcatagggggtctcaggggggttatgggggggttagggggttcggggggtctcaggggggttctggggggtcatgggggggtTAtaggggggtcatgggggggtctctggggggttctgggagggttggggggttctgggggggctcaggggggttcgggggggtcatgggggggtTATAGGGGGGTTataggggggttggggggttcgggggggtctcaggggggttcgggggggtcatgggggggtTATAGGGGGGTTATGTGGGGgttgggggttcgggggggctcaggggggttTCTGGGGGGTCCCTCACCCACAGTGGTGATCAGAGTGGTGGCGACGAGCACAGCGCTGCCCAAATCCCgcgggggggtccggggggaCCCTTCGAGCGCCCAAAGCCCCAAcgcccccagtgccaccagtgcccccagaaccagtgctcccagtgccaaCCGCATCGCCACTGGGACCCCGACCAGTACCAACCTCACTGGTCCCAGTTACAGCCCCCCCGGACCCCAACTGGGGTCACTGGTCCCAGTTACAGCCCCCCCGGTCCCCAACTGGGGTCACTGGTCCCAGTTAcagcccccccagtcccccacTGGGGTCACTGGTCCCAGTTACagccccccccgctcccccacTGGGGTCACTGGTCCCAGTTACagccccccccggacccccacTGGGGTCACTGGTCcctgtactggtcccagttaCAGCCTTTAACTgtgcctcccagttcctgtactggtcccagtccctCACCGAGCCTCCCAGTATCcgtactggtcccagtcccagtatctgtactggtcccagtcccaGTATCCGTACTGGTCCCAGTGGGACCCGCCCCgaggggagggactgggggggggggcaactgggatgaactggggcTCCCAGTAAGGCAGTGCGACTGGGTGCCCATACTGGGGTgtaactggggggcactggggtgcAACTGGGGTGCCCAGACTGGTGCGACCAGTAAAGGGGCGGCTgatactggggggcactgggattgCCCAGTGAGGCGGCGGATTTGGGTGCCCATACTGGGATGCGACTGGGGGGGGACCCCAGTAACGGGGAGGGGCAACTGGGAGCCTCCCAGTAAGAGGGCGAGGAGCCCCGTCTGGGCGCGGCGGTGGTGTGACGGTCACGGGGTGTCACACGCTCCCTCGGGACCGCAGCGGGGCCACCGCGGGGGGCAGCGTGGCTACCAACGCCGGGGAGTGGCCACCAAACCCTGGGGAACCCCCTGTGGCCACCAACACTGTCCCCGCGGCCACTACCCCTGGGGAACCCCCTGTGGCCACCagcccctggggaccccccctgtGGCCACCAACCCCAGCCCTAGGGCCACCACACCACACCCTGTGGCCACTAAATCCAGCCCAGGGGCCACCAAGCCAGGGTCTGGGGCCACCGTCGCCCTGGGGAGCCCCAAACCCTCCCTGTGGCCACCAACCGGGGCTCCGGGGCCACCATGGCCAGTAAACACATCCCAGGGGCCACCACATCACAACCTGTGGCCACTAAATGCAGCCCAGTGGCCACCAACCCAGGCCCTGC includes the following:
- the KCNK6 gene encoding potassium channel subfamily K member 6, whose protein sequence is MRLALGALVLGALVALGALGLWALEGSPRTPPRDLGSAVLVATTLITTVGYGSGAPRSPAGRAFCSAYVALGVPVAMVVLAGAARRLAEPVVHRPRRHLRARWGFSRRGAARLHFAALVALAALLLVLLPAAAFSALEGAWTYLDAVYFCVVSLCTVGLGDLVAAEAPQQPLRQLYQVAVAAYLLLGVTAALLLAQTFHGLAELHGLPGSSAASAEEEPDGLLEGTRDEEKPPRERGGAGAQG